One Styela clava chromosome 4, kaStyClav1.hap1.2, whole genome shotgun sequence genomic window, ATAGCTGTCTATCCATGGCTGTAATAgacaataagtttattttgtcgtgcaagaaatcacaacacaaattcaaaataggaaaaagtAATAATGCGTTACAGTAAcggatttcattgcaattgactCGGGGTCGCGAAGGACCAGAGATGGTCATCATAAGTCTGCGACACCAAGATTAAAAACGagttaataaaaattgaaataaatgaaagcaaTAAGCACAAAAGGAAACTTATTCATTCAATACTTAACCAACAAGATTGATATGAATCATCATATATGATTTGGAAGAGAATGTAGAAGTAAAAGTCGGGGAAATTCAATTgatatacagtaattataaaaataattcaccATATCATGTTACTTTGGTATTTCATCTTTAGGAGATTCTCATGGACTCAAAATATTGTAGATCTAATTGGGggataatatatttattacaatGTGTTGCTTACCAAATAATTAAAATccccaaaaatattttgtgacatATGCAGTCGTATAATTGGCATCACAACTGCTATAATTAACTGTAATGTGATTGATTGTAATGTTATTTATGACTGACCATTTGAGGAAAAATTACATTCTAGGAACAGAAATCAGCCTATGGTGAGCAGTGGTCCAGATTCTGTAACATCATCATTATATGATGGGACTGATACTTGCCAATCTTATTCAACACTTACTGGGGGAGATATGCAACAGCTGGAACTTGATACCCTTCCTGATCTTGCGTGTCTTTCCATCAATACGGCAGATCAACATTCTGCGGATGTTTCATACCTGGAGGTTATTGAATTATTACAGTATATATTACAGCAGTGTTCATTTAATCACTGTGAGACTAAATATCGATTGTTGGTATATACGCAAATAAAATgttgtaattattatttaatttgatAAACTAGTAATTGTgtaaattttgtattattaaaaatatgactCAGCCAACCGACTATGGGTAACCCACATAAGGTGTTAAACAAAATTGGTGTATAATTAAACTGATGTTCGTTTAAGGTTTACAATCACTACAATTTCAAACACCGATATGATGAATCTCTGCCTGTTTTGCAACATAAGCAAGATATTCTTGACACAATACAAAACAACAGAGTGACGATTATACAGGGAGAAACTGGAAGTGGAAAAACTACTCAAGTTCCTCAGtttattttggatcagcatCAGCAGGTTGTCATATCAATTCTGAATATTGAGAAGAAAGTAATATAAACAAACACCACGAGTTGTTTGCAAACCTTTTAAACTATTAGATCGGtactaattgaaaaaaaaaactaccgGTACTTATACCTGTTATTTCATATTGTCAATCAAACTGTTAAATACTCAACAAGTCatatataaaatgtaaatatgCTTATATGTTGTGTGGAAACAAGAAGTCATCATGAGTGACTGACTGTTGGGCCAAGTGTTAGGTTGGCTATAGGCTActgtttcaattgtttttctGATAGAGGGGAAGTACCGTACTCTGTTTGGAATGATTATGTGCGCATGGAGTTACTGTGCTCCTTTCCATGTTAGATAAGTTCGCTTAATCAATGGTCGTGGGTTCTTCACCAACCAAGTCTAAACATCTGCCATGCATACTGACTAGCTATTCGTATACCCGACATGTTACCATTATTCGCCATAAGGTAGACCATCTTGTCAGTTTTCATCTATTATgcgatatataatatatgaaaaatacttttcatttcTCTATCAATTGTCATAATCTAAAAGGTGATGATCACGATGATTGTTTTCAGAAACACATGTACTGCAATATAGTTGTGACTCAACCAAGAAAAATTGCTGCCATGAGCATTGCGAGAAGGGTTTGTCATGAAAGAAATTGGCAGGCAagatatcaatttattttttacccgtatttacatttaattttaactttCTCTCATGCTGCCATTTATAGATAATTCTATAGCTAAATTCTATGCCAGATATTCTCAATCACTGTAGCAAAATGCGAATGAATTTCTGTTTCAGGTTGGTCAGTTGGTTGGTTATCAAGTTGGATTAGACAAAGTAACTTCTGAAGATACCAGAATTACATACATGACAGTTGGTGTGTTACTGCGACATATTGTTAAACAAAAACATATGAAGAATTATACACACATCATTTTAGATGAGGTGAGTGGACAGTCGTAATAGGCTACCTTGGTTAATACTGGCATTGAGAGATGCTTTGATTTTGATATTTGAGAAAGTTTTGAATGATGTTTGGGGACACTTATTTGGATCAATGTCTTTTGATTATGTTATAAATCTATTCTAAATGTTGTCTGGATGTTATATTTTATTCCGCCCTAACTTCATTCTACCTTGGTTAATACTGGCATTGAGAGATGCTTTGATTTTGATATTTGAGAAAGTTTTGAATGATGTTTGGGGACACTTATTTGGATCAATGTCTTTTGATTATGTTATAAATCTATTCTAAATGTTGTCTGGATGTTATATTTTATTCCGCCCTAACTTCATTATTtgatttcatagaaaatatttgaaaacatgtatcaagatttgtattttgaaagttttttcacATCAACTCAACTGATCCTATTAACTTTAAACTCTCTAATTTCTTACAATTTAAGGTTCATGAACGTGACCAAGAGACAGATTTTGCATTGCTTGTTGTGAGGAGGTTGTTGCATCTCAACTCACAATCTGTTAAGGTTTGTACCTTTTATTCAATGCATTTCATtatgaaaaaatgataattaattcACAGCAGCAAGACAGACAgcaagttttttatatttcatgtgcgatATGAAGTAATATAACATATCGTATATCATTAAAATTCCAGGTTGTTCTCATGTCTGCAACATTTGATACAGAACAGTTTGCTAAATATTTTCTTCAGCCTGTTTTTGACAAGCCTGAGATGGCGCCGGTCATTACTATCGAGGTATGTGTTTTATGAAATCATTTAATAAGACTGAACCATTTTTAGTCTGGTTATATTCAAAAAGATACAGGTTGTAAGTCATGTATCATCTTTCTGTAATACAGCTGTGCAATTGTAGCTGTATGCGTATTGATATTCCCGTTGGAAATATAATCTCTCTTGACCAACTTATTTTTTCCTATTATAGGGTCGTACTTATGAGGTTACTGAACATTTTCTTGAAGAACTTGAGACACTGGGACCACTTCCTCCACTAGATGCAACAGATCCTGATATTTCTGATGAAGCATTCACCCTTACAGcaaaattaatcaaacattttGATGCATTAGAAGCCAaggtaatcaaatattttaatcaattaTAATCTAATAAGGGGACTGGTGTCAAAATTGACAGCTCAttttcaattccaattttgaataatctaaCTAGGTCTATTTTACCGAAAATTGATGTTCATGAGTAATACATGAACTGTGCTTTCTTCGTTTTTCAGTTGTACATGACTGAGAAAAACTTGGTCTTTACTAGTGGTCTCAGAACACAAGGGCGAGTACTTTGATTTTTAAAGCAAGTTTATTCGAAAACCTAACAATGAAAAATAAGTGCTTTTTATGCTGTACTCTCCATGCTTCATTAATTATAACTCAATTAGTTTTTAAAggaaaattttggaaaaaggGGAGAAATGTGTCCATTTCTTATCGGTACAAAGGCGAAAAATGTCAATCTATAAAGAAGAATGCCTAAATTTGTATTTAATCATAGTTTGAACTCGAAGCATTATTCACCACCAAAGTATTTTAGTATTAAATAGTTTGTTTTCTTCATTCTTTCAAAAcagctttttcagttttcactaTTCTAATTGAAGCtatcatattattatttcatgttCTTGATAGGTTTGTGAATGAATGCATTACTACTATTATCCCCGACTGTTACCTTTTTTTGTAGGAAATTAGGACTTTACTGCAGTTCGCAAATGCCTCATCTACTCCTCCACCTGTGGTTTATCGCGGAACTGTCTTGGTATTCTTACCTGGTATTTTTCACATTCGCGAACTCGAGCAATTGTTGGAATATACTAGAGTTGAAAACAAATTAACGATTGTTCCACTACATTCAAGTATCACACTCGAAGAGCAATCTCAAGTATTTGCACCACCTAAACCTGGAATGAGAAAGGTAAGCTGCTTGTTAGTTAGTGTGAGTAAGTATTGATTTTAATTAATTGTGATTGGAGTTCTAGCGTCAAGGATTCATTTATTAGACTAAGGTTATGTAGGCAACTATATGTAATTCATTTTCAGGTTATTCTCTCAACCAACATTGCTGAAAGCTCCATCACTGTTCCAGACATCAAATATGTTATTGATTTCTGCCTCACTAAAAGTTTAATTTGTGATTTGGATACAAATTATCAGGTTAGTAGGAAATAGATAAGTGATAATTCTTAACATAGTCTACATGGTGTTGAACATTGCAACatctaaaatctaaatggatTTGCTTAACATAAAGTTCTCATTAAATAGCTTATTTTGTCTCAGGTATAAGTTTTGGAATAACCATATTCGATAGTAGATTGGAGCATCATTCCACAACTATTAATCATGTTTTTAATCGATCAATATTTGTGCTTATCTTCAACAGAGAAATAGCTGATTGTTCATCGTATCATCCATTTGCTTCAATGTCATCAATCCATTGCTCTTCAATCTTTCATTTGGATCATGCTATGTTTTTATGTTTACAGAGTCTGCGGCTGCAATGGGCTTCCAAGACCAATGCTATTCAAAGGAAAGGTCGCGCTGGTCGTATCTCGAATGGACAAGTTTATAGACTCGTTAGTGAAGACTTCTGGAATAACCACATGAGCGAATATGGAATACCAGAAATGCAAAGATGCCCGCTTGAACATGTTATTTTACAAGTATGAACGTTCTAGGTTGCAGCTAGGTTATATTTGTCATTAAAATTTATCAGCAGCATCATATTGAGttgatttgaaaaatagtttattttcatATGTTATTTCATCAGGTGAAGCTTCTCGATCTTGGAGAACCAAAAGCAATTCTATCTCTAGCAATGTCGCCACCTAGACTTGAGAACATTGAGAGGACAATCCTGCTGTTGAAAGAGGTACTGTGAATGCATTTATACTAGAGAGTTGGACTTGCCGGTTTTGGATATTTGACCCAAATTCTGTGCCAATGACCTCACCCAGTGTGTAACGGATTACTTAGCCAGGGCCAAATCAGAAAGCTTATAGCTTCTTGTAATGAGCTTTCTGAGGAAAaagggtactctcgtagtatgtgtacaaggttagggttaggcgataattttattcccaattttttaattttagttctattaggagttcggggactgtttgtgttagccaagtgaatataccccctgcccataggcttctgtcctttaacacaacttaatgtaaaataggtgaacaaaattagtcacttccatattggtacacatacttctggagcgcctggGAAAGATGTGAAAATCGCAGTGTAATAAAGTTATGGTACATTACAAAGAAGTCATATATAAGTATTGTTTTTATGACatagaaatattaaaaagtatCTCAACACcctgaaacaaatttattgaaaatcttTGCCCAATCAATTGATAAGGTATGTGCcgagtaattttttcaaattcattttttatttcacaatcTTCAGGTTGGTGCATTGTCAACTGTTGGAAACGCTTGCAGACAAAGACATGATGGAGATCTAACTTTTGTTGGCAGAGTGTTGGCTGCTTTACCGCTTGATATGAGATTGGGGAAATTGTTACTTCTTGGTCTTGTATTTGGTTGTTTGCAAGATTGTGTTATTATTGGTGAGCTCAATTTGTGTGAATTcatctttcttttttgtttttgtaaatgaAACTTACTACAAGGACAATTTGTTATGCTTAATAACAAATTAAATAATACGATTTCATTGAATTTTTGATCAGTAAATAACTTCTGTACCACCCATAATCTATAGATTATTACTTATTGGTCTTggttggtaagtatgttgataggtatttgtctgtttgtttgtctgtctgttagaccagggtcgtccaacccgtggcccgtgggccacatgtggcccgccgaggAGTTTCGAGTGGCCCTTGCTGTATTTtcggaaataaatgaaaaaaaaaattttgagtaaAACTGCTATTTTTCAAGTGATGTAGTTAATATAAAGATTTGatacaaaaaatttgttcattttcctgaaatgcgctctgctagccctttcaaacgagcaATGAGTGCAATTTTGAATCGAAATTCGAAACCAACTGGAAGATATCGATACTTAAATGGTCGCTTACACACTTGGGTCTTCTACTACTCTATTTAACATTATCTCATCTGTGAGACaatcttcttttattttatcacGTGGTCTCTCGTTCAAATGTAGCACCGACCAAATATTACTTGGACCTGCTGGGGGCATAAATGATAATTGCCAATGCTGTGTGTTTAGGCGTGGTATGTACATGCATAAAATTCTTGATGTTTTGGCAATGAAGCACAATATTGATGAGTTGACAACTTTGGATTGCTTTGGCGCTTGAATGATTTAAAGACTTGCCATTACTCAATTTTACAGAAAATAAGTCTCTAAAGAAAGAATTTCAGAGGATTCACAGAATGACAGTTTTAATGGCCTCATTATTCGTCAGCACTTACTTGTAcaagcaagttttttcacagaTGAACCATATCAAATCCcctgtgagatcactaatttctgacagtcatatgaaaaattggcgtcgcattgctacatcgtccattTCAGCGAATATTGAAAACTTGTCAGCGAAAAACTGTGCCGAACTTCACACCAAAATATCTACGCGTAGAAATACCGTTGTTGACTCTACACAGTATCTTcgttttttattgttcttatcattgagaaagtttgatgcgatgattttgtttgtttttccattacattttagtcagtgtagcaaaattagaaaataattaccatgttaagtggcccgcgcaattattagtgaactaaatgtggcccgtcggccaaaaaggttggccgaccctgTGTTAGACACTTCCGTATGTTAGGtgatatctcatgaaagcgaggttgaatctgctccaaattttgcaattttgcatgtgctttcatcatatctcggaccagaagcctattgatttttggtgaattatgtcgaataattagcgagttatcaattaattaatttttaattttaagtcGATAAGTTGGCGGTCTCATCTTTTCATCTTGTGTTGAATTCTcattattttcgtattaaattttATGAATGGTATATTTTTGCAGCTGCTTCATTATCTCGTGGTTCGTTTCTTGCAACACCATATCGTGAGAATCTTGATGCTTATCGTCATCGTTTACGTTGGGCAAGTGGATCATTCAGTGATTGCATTGCTTATTTGAAAGCATACAGAGCTTGGGATCATGCTGTCAATACTCAGATGTTTCGTAGAAGAAGAGATGAATATATTTGGTGCAAGAAGAACTTTATACAAGTAATTCCATGTAGCTTGTTTCATTttctttacaaattttttttattcaataagtGACCAATGTTCTCTGCATTTTCTGTAGAGATGACTTTTACTGTTCctactgtatatatatgtaccGGTATATTTATGGAACtctttcatttaattttgcatCATTGTATGCATGCATGTCTGAAGGATTGTGTATTGCATCATGTTACTCGTTAAAAATTGTTGCGTGTCTTCCTACTTTGGGACAGAAAGTAACCTGCTCTGtcagatatttgaaattatatttcttattttcaaGGTTCGGCGTATTCACGAGGTCAACATGCTTGTCAAGGAATTGACTGATCGTTTACGTGCTTTCAACATTTTATCATATGATAGAAATTACTGGAGGGACAGTTATGAAGATTGTGAACTTATTCTGAAAGTAATCATGCTACACCATATTACTATATCTTCCACAAGAACCACATTTTCATTTCActgctaatttatttttttatcataatgaAGGTTGCGATGGCTGGAGCATTCTATCCCAACTATTTTTATAGTACAAGTACTGATGAGAAACCAGCTCTGAAAGATATTTGTGAACTTGATCCGCACAGAACTGTCATGATGACTGGACTTCCCGCAAGTTTGTTGATaaagaaattatattatatagaaAAGTCATATAATCATATAATAAATTGTATGCCTCCCATACCCAATTGGGAAAGATGAATATCTATGTCAGTTTAGATCAGTGTACTGTATGAAACGCTTGAATCTGGTTGTGTATAGATATTTTCTTATTTGGCTCAATTTAGATGTTAAATTTGTGTAGTGTGGTAGTAGTACCTACGCaatggaatattttattttcgaagacAGTATttcctcttttttttttttttatatacatacCATTTTGATGCCAAATTTTTGGCATACTTCACAAAGAACCTTTTTGTATTAATATTATATGTTGTACAAAATTTTCTACGAATCATATTCAAAACATGCTTCTCATACTTTTGATATGAacatgctttttttttttttttctcagacAAGGGACCATTGTATTCTGAATCGCTTCAGTTCGCTTTAAAAGACTGTGGTAAACAAAAAGCAATTTATTTTGATGGATCAAAAGCGTTTATAGAATTCTGCAATGAAGAAGATGATGACATACATACTGGAAATGTTCTGCCTTCTGTATATGTCGCCTGCAAGATGAGGTAGTAAGAATTATGAATAGAGTTCTAAGAAATTACATTTTATTGACAAATAAACTATATGTTTTTATAGAGATGCAAGGCGTAAGATACATGTAGTCCAAAGTCATTCAGATACTTCAAAATCATGGAAATTACTCAAAACACCTTTTCTCTACGACCCTATCAACATGCCTGACTTTAAATATGAAACTCCAAAACCTGGTGGAAGTACTTGGATAACCATTCAAGTCACGTATGTTGTAGCTATAAATCATTTTTGGGGATGTAAAGCAAGCGACCCTCATTTCTCACTCCAACAAAAGCTCTTCAAAGAACTTCAAGAATCTGCAAAAACAGCTGAGGTTAGTTTGCtttgattttatgttgaaagAAGACATAATTACCCAATGTTTTTGTTATTCTATGCCATTCCAGCAACCATCTTATTTTGCAGTCTTGATAGTGTCTTCATATTCTTTTctcacatttttttaaattaaataaacaaatgtatttaaatttttttgtttaatttttttccaaaatatttgttcaattatCAAATATCTGCAATTGAGTTGGCTTTTACATAAGTTTGTCATATATCATGATCATGTTTGGTGACACATCACTTGactattgaaaattgaatattagAAAACATCAAATTGCTTAAATACAGACACACAACTTTGACTTTTAAATACTGCTTATGTCAACTTGGTATATGCTACTATCACACTAGATTACCGTAGATATAACTATTTGATAACTTTAATAATTGTACACTAACAAAcctgaattgaatttttttttattgtttatcttTATTaggatttattatttttcagcgATTCAGTACAGCTATAGAACCAGGAATGCTTGTGCTGGCACCATATAGTGATGGAACTGGCACCTGGCATTACAGAAGCCTTGTTCAACATCGTGTAGGTACAAAAGTTCGAGTGTTCTTCGTTGATTATGGTAATTCTGGTTCAAATATTGATATCAGCAGATTGAAGAGAATTTCTCACAATTTGGCTGAAATTCCTTTTCAGGTTAGTTTGCTTTTGTTGCTTTTTTCTGCAGAAAGAATGATCAATCTACATCATGCCAATTTATGGGATTTTGGTCAATTTACTCTATTCGATGTTGATATGTTTAGGTCCTCAACTATTTGAATAGATGATTTAGTACTTGGTATTTTAGGCAATTGAATTCCAACTGAAAAATATTCGTGTTCTTGCAAGTGTTGCTCAACAAAAAGGAAAGAagtatttggaaaatttgttgATGAAATCTGAGAACAGATGTAATGTAAAGGTACTGTTTCAGAAATTTGTGAGCCTTCAAATTCACAAAAGTCGATTAAAGTAAGGCATGGaatgaattttgaatgaaattgaatatttgattttttttgggCGTCCATAGTGGACATATTAGTTAACGTTTTTGACATGAATAGTACACTATGGAAGAAGAAAGTAATTGTCTGAGTAATTAAGCAATGAAACATCTTTGCTATCAAACTCAACTTAAGTTATTTATTTAAGTCTTCAAGTCTTTATTTGCCTATCTTTGAGTTGATGCACGACTTTTTGTGTCAAAAGTAttctttcaaattaatattttgtttcaggTTTATTCCGTCGTCTCAAATAGAACTAGAGTTGATTTATTTACTTATGATGATATGCATGTAAATGGTCATCTCGTTGAAAAAGAACTTGCAGAAAAATGTGAAGAGAACAGACTTTCTGAGGTATTCTCTTGCATGTTCTTTATAAATATGATAATATATTTGATAGGTTATGAATTGCTTCTCATGATTAATTCACAGTATATGATAGGCTTATGagagcaatgttcaaatatatgaatctGTACTGATATCGTCACTAATAACACTGGTGCTGAGCATTACCTTTGCGGAAAACCCTAGCAATGATGCAAAGTTCCATAATTGCAAATGTTTGTGAAAAATAATGGGCCTCAGTTTATCACCATGTGTTTATTTGGTTGTTCATTAATCAATATGAATTAATTTTTACTTAGAGAAGTCATGGAGAGTGGGAATTAGCAGAATATAACAAAGTACAGTCAGAAGAACAATACAGAGCAATATCAACTGCTGATTGGCATCTTGTACCTGGGGAAGCGAGAGGGGAATTGATACCTCATTCTAAGAGAAGAAATGCTGTAAGCTATTTTGCTATACTGAACCAGTGATGTAGGTACCGGTGATGATATTGGATTTAAAGAatgtgaattcaaattttcatattgtaTTGCAACTAGCTTTTTAGTTATTATGAACTTTTTAGTGATGCTAGCATAGCTAAGTATGTCTAAAGTATGCTCTTGGAATTTCAACAAAGAATTCTATTTCAGGTTGCTCTACATGGACCGAAAAACCCTtttgaaataggtttttacaGTATGATAAATATTGGGCAACTTCGCAATGTTCGGATTGAAAGAGACAGTGTTAATTCGATTGTGATAAACCAAGATCCCAATGATGATCATAGGTATGTGTGAAAGTAATATGTCTTATTCTGGTATCAATTGTTATTTCAATTCCTATCCTATTTTAGTTTATATCGAAAagcatttttcaacttttttgaaaACTGTTTTTAGGGATCTGATGGTTTCCGCTTGTGTTGGTATTAATGAATCAGGAAGCACGATGCTTGCAAGGTGAGAATTTTTTGTTCTCAAATTATACTATTATACCCGAATTGATGACTCTTCATTTGTTTTATGGTCTGTTAAAAAGTACAGagaattttgttatttgaaaAAGATCAATTTTAGAATTCAGTTTTGCTATAACTTATGTTTGTGAAATTTCCCATCTTTTCCCAGCTGTAAAACCGGATTTAATCTTGATATTTCCAGGTAGTTGCATATAGAATTCAAATTAATCACGAAAGTCAATTCTAAAATACCAAACTATTCAAATGTGAAAATCTCCAACGCCAATTCAGAGTCTGACATAAAAAAGTTAAATCATTGCTGCCTGCATGCATGCATGAACACCGTATTTTACTCACCTATCCCAGATTTGTTTTTCTTGCGTTATGAAAGATTGTCAGCAGCAggccctgttggtttcttttttCTTGTCCAAGGAAACATTGTTTGGTTGCATTTCTATTTTAACTATGCAGGAGCACGACTTATTTGCCAAAAATTTATGGCCTTCCTTTCATCATTGCCATGTTATTTACTCCCGTCATGGAACTACGATGCGATAAACACAGGATGAGGTTGACAGGTGCTATTTGTGGATTGGGAGCTACGAAATCCAGGTACGGCTAAATGTTTGTATTTTATACAATATCAGTTAACCATCTTTTTTATCtgaaatcaatttttcaaatttttaattttttgtaatgatttaaaattgttttgtacTATACCATAAAACTATTCGGGTCCAATTTCTTTTGTGAGATATCCCTTATTGAGTATGACCCCCCAAAAAAACTCTTGAATATGATCCAGAAAAACaacccataaatttctcaattaccTTCACCAAAGTGAAGAACATTTATTTAACAAGAAAACTTCTGTTTGTATATGATTGTACCcagaagtttcagtaatctaggatgCTTATTTGAGCTGTCTGCTGTCAAGACagtaatattcaaattatgAATCTTTTTACAATCAGGATCGGAACAATATCAATCTTACCAGAACATGACATGGAACTCACATTCGATGTTCATATTTCAATCAAAGATATTATTGCAGTAGGTTAACATTTTGGTGgttgattttattgtttcacCACTCTTTCTACATTTTTGCAGCAAATCTGTTTCATGattatttcaattatatttgcATAACATGATGACTGAAATGTTTGATAACGTAACataggttgagaaccactgaattgGTGGCATAAGATTATTTACATTTGTCTATAGTCTATACATTGAATAACTTCACGATTGGTAATTCTAGAATGGTCACTGTAGCAAATTGATCAGATTGAAATTTCTATAGCACGGTGTATGTCTCTCATTTACGAGGAATTTATAAACATGCTAATGATTAGACTAATGAAAGTTTTCACGTCTATTACTTGAGCCcgattatatattatttcaaaaaaactcTGGGATATGTACTTGCATTTTGATGTAGATCAACAGTCTTCGCATGAAGATTAATATGACAGTCGGATCGAGTGAAGATATTGCAAGTAACAGTCAAGGTACTGTTCATATCCTGCAAAAACAATCGAGGGCAGAAATATTGAAACTTCTTCATAAGAAACGACCATCTGTTACGCCAGACAATTTCCGTCGACCACATAGGTAAGCTATCTTGTTTTTGGAGTTTCTCTTCCATTTAGTCCTGTTCATGAAATACAACTGCACGGCTTTATTCAATTGAATTTATAAGTAGAGCTTTGTTTGCAGCAAGTGCaagataaaaagaaaaaatatcacTGCTCAAGCCATCTCTAGCCCAGTTCTATTAAAATGTAGATTAGTGAGAACATATCTTTTGTGCAAAATCTCAAAGATTACTAAAGTTTTTGGGTACAATCACTGAATGATACACCAACAAAATTTCTAGTGTTAAATGAGACTTTTTTTGCCATGTTTATTCTGACTGTGTAGCTGAATTAGATAGTTGCAAATTGACTGGTTGATTACATTGACTTTCTCTTATAATCAAGTAATtgatttcttattttattcaGGTGGGACCAAGTTGATCCTCATTTCATTGTTCCTCATGAAATAGAGCATCACAGTGCAGACAGAAAAGATTTGTACAGATTGCATGATGCCATGATTCTCAATGATACATCTGCCTTTG contains:
- the LOC120326146 gene encoding ATP-dependent RNA helicase TDRD9-like → MARSNLSCGITLDQIDAYFSIGKPVPKSQTVPGLEFQGRPFDPDTKQPMRIKEEYTYLSRFNRNRNQPMVSSGPDSVTSSLYDGTDTCQSYSTLTGGDMQQLELDTLPDLACLSINTADQHSADVSYLEVYNHYNFKHRYDESLPVLQHKQDILDTIQNNRVTIIQGETGSGKTTQVPQFILDQHQQKHMYCNIVVTQPRKIAAMSIARRVCHERNWQVGQLVGYQVGLDKVTSEDTRITYMTVGVLLRHIVKQKHMKNYTHIILDEVHERDQETDFALLVVRRLLHLNSQSVKVVLMSATFDTEQFAKYFLQPVFDKPEMAPVITIEGRTYEVTEHFLEELETLGPLPPLDATDPDISDEAFTLTAKLIKHFDALEAKEIRTLLQFANASSTPPPVVYRGTVLVFLPGIFHIRELEQLLEYTRVENKLTIVPLHSSITLEEQSQVFAPPKPGMRKVILSTNIAESSITVPDIKYVIDFCLTKSLICDLDTNYQSLRLQWASKTNAIQRKGRAGRISNGQVYRLVSEDFWNNHMSEYGIPEMQRCPLEHVILQVKLLDLGEPKAILSLAMSPPRLENIERTILLLKEVGALSTVGNACRQRHDGDLTFVGRVLAALPLDMRLGKLLLLGLVFGCLQDCVIIAASLSRGSFLATPYRENLDAYRHRLRWASGSFSDCIAYLKAYRAWDHAVNTQMFRRRRDEYIWCKKNFIQVRRIHEVNMLVKELTDRLRAFNILSYDRNYWRDSYEDCELILKVAMAGAFYPNYFYSTSTDEKPALKDICELDPHRTVMMTGLPANKGPLYSESLQFALKDCGKQKAIYFDGSKAFIEFCNEEDDDIHTGNVLPSVYVACKMRDARRKIHVVQSHSDTSKSWKLLKTPFLYDPINMPDFKYETPKPGGSTWITIQVTYVVAINHFWGCKASDPHFSLQQKLFKELQESAKTAERFSTAIEPGMLVLAPYSDGTGTWHYRSLVQHRVGTKVRVFFVDYGNSGSNIDISRLKRISHNLAEIPFQAIEFQLKNIRVLASVAQQKGKKYLENLLMKSENRCNVKVYSVVSNRTRVDLFTYDDMHVNGHLVEKELAEKCEENRLSERSHGEWELAEYNKVQSEEQYRAISTADWHLVPGEARGELIPHSKRRNAVALHGPKNPFEIGFYSMINIGQLRNVRIERDSVNSIVINQDPNDDHRDLMVSACVGINESGSTMLARSTTYLPKIYGLPFIIAMLFTPVMELRCDKHRMRLTGAICGLGATKSRIGTISILPEHDMELTFDVHISIKDIIAINSLRMKINMTVGSSEDIASNSQGTVHILQKQSRAEILKLLHKKRPSVTPDNFRRPHRWDQVDPHFIVPHEIEHHSADRKDLYRLHDAMILNDTSAFDDL